The Pasteuria penetrans genome segment AAAGCAGGTGTTTCTCCCCCGTGTCGAGGGTAATGCATTGGTTTTTTATCATGTAGATACCCTTGTCCGATGCCAATCCGGTACCTTTGGTATTCTTGAACCCCCTGCTCTTCCGGAGAAAGTTTTGGGTGCATGTGATTCCCCTTGTGTGGCCCTTGTCCCAGGCCTGGCTTTTGATTGGCAGGGGTATCGTTTGGGTTACGGGAAGGGTTTTTATGACCGTTTTTTTGCGTCCAAGGGGATCCAGGGGAGGATGGTTCGTATTGGGGTTGTGTACGAACAAATGGTGCTTCCAACAATCCATCCAGGGATTCATGATGTACCGATGGATTTTTTGCTCACTCAGAGGGGTTGGCATACAATAGGCTCATGAGGATTATACACCTATGTCGTATATGGGATAGGTGGGATAGGAATGATAAGGGGATAATGAAATGACAGAGGATCAGGGAAAATCCCTGGAACCGGATCCAGTGATCCGTAGTATGCCCCTTGATGAACAAGGGGGGGGGCAACAGAGGTCTTGGTACGTGGATCACATACAGGAGTTAAGGAAAAGGGTATTCATTTGCTCACTGGCTATCGTACTAAGTTGGATAGTAGTTTTTTTTTATTTGGGACCGATGATGAAGGTCTTGTTTCAATTTGCTTATTCAGGTTATGATCTGATTCCCGGTAGCCTTATGGGTCCCTTTCAGGTGGGTTTGCGTATTTCTTTTGCATTTGCTTTTTTATTTGCACTTCCCGTGATACTTTATCAGATATGGGCCTTTATTTCCCCCGGTTTATTACAACGGGAGAAGAAGTGGATCTTCGTTTTGTTTCCCGTTGTAATGGGTTTGTTCCTCCTGGGTTGTTGGTTGGGATCCCTGGTGATTTTTCCCTGGGCGCGTGACTTTTTTGGGGATTTCAATCGTTCCGTTGGTTTAAGGGGACAATATGTTTTGGGTGATGCCTTTCGTGATTTTGTGGTGATTGTAATTCCTTGTGGTCTCATTTTTGAAATTCCTGTCCTTGTATGGGGTCTTGCTCAGTTGCAGATTATTACAGCAGCTGGGTTGAAACGTGCACGACGGATTGCTTATCTCCTAATGCTCGTCTTTGCTGCTGCGTTGTCCCCCGGCGATTTTTCGTTGCAGACCGTTATTTTCATTGTCTTTCTATTATTTTCCTATGAGGCCAGTATCGCTTGGTTGGTCTGGAGGGAATCCCGGTCCGGAGAGGGCGGTAGGGGGTTCTAGATTTGGTAAAGAGTGGGGTTGCATAATATGATTCATTATCGGAAATACTATTCCTTGTGATCCTGTGAAATCGTAGTGAAAATAGTGTTTAGATAGTTTATAAGAGGGGGAGTTTAGCCCATTATGTTTCGGTGTAGAAGATCTATGGGGT includes the following:
- a CDS encoding 5-formyltetrahydrofolate cyclo-ligase, which translates into the protein MQVSQKELLRKWARSHCTSFCGCDYRYCSQKICEHFLSRFHWFRGSVFLGYRFQCNEPNMDPVLDDLLQRGKQVFLPRVEGNALVFYHVDTLVRCQSGTFGILEPPALPEKVLGACDSPCVALVPGLAFDWQGYRLGYGKGFYDRFFASKGIQGRMVRIGVVYEQMVLPTIHPGIHDVPMDFLLTQRGWHTIGS
- the tatC gene encoding twin-arginine translocase subunit TatC is translated as MTEDQGKSLEPDPVIRSMPLDEQGGGQQRSWYVDHIQELRKRVFICSLAIVLSWIVVFFYLGPMMKVLFQFAYSGYDLIPGSLMGPFQVGLRISFAFAFLFALPVILYQIWAFISPGLLQREKKWIFVLFPVVMGLFLLGCWLGSLVIFPWARDFFGDFNRSVGLRGQYVLGDAFRDFVVIVIPCGLIFEIPVLVWGLAQLQIITAAGLKRARRIAYLLMLVFAAALSPGDFSLQTVIFIVFLLFSYEASIAWLVWRESRSGEGGRGF